One stretch of Chryseobacterium indologenes DNA includes these proteins:
- a CDS encoding molybdenum ABC transporter permease yields the protein MVASLVIGIIFLVAGLGLRYWINRRKFYRRSPMGAEGFSSYKSSVFIKLIERVGKWIAYALIIFGLLSLWVYSREKKEKQQPEVKTEQSR from the coding sequence ATGGTCGCATCATTGGTTATAGGTATCATATTTTTGGTTGCAGGCTTGGGACTTCGTTACTGGATTAACCGCAGGAAGTTTTACAGGCGCAGCCCTATGGGAGCAGAGGGTTTCTCATCTTATAAAAGTTCGGTTTTCATTAAATTGATTGAAAGGGTTGGTAAATGGATAGCTTACGCACTGATTATTTTCGGTCTGTTGTCACTGTGGGTTTATTCCCGTGAGAAAAAGGAAAAACAGCAGCCTGAAGTAAAAACCGAACAATCTCGATAA
- a CDS encoding DUF3872 domain-containing protein: MIAIFNKFRTGLLPLYVFLTILTASVTLVSCSKDDDLEIQNNFPFEVNVMPVPKDVANGQTVEIRITIQRTGNYSNTQYFLRYFQFDGQGTLQYYNEPPYQPNDLYQLPTEQFRLYYTSTSAVSQSFDVWISDSFGNEKQITFQFNSSD, translated from the coding sequence ATGATAGCAATATTCAATAAATTCAGAACGGGGCTACTGCCACTATATGTATTCCTGACAATCCTCACAGCTTCGGTTACGTTGGTATCTTGCAGCAAAGATGATGACCTCGAAATACAGAACAATTTTCCTTTCGAGGTCAATGTAATGCCAGTGCCTAAAGATGTTGCAAACGGGCAGACCGTAGAAATACGCATTACCATACAGCGTACAGGCAATTACAGCAATACGCAGTATTTCCTCCGTTACTTTCAATTTGACGGGCAGGGAACATTGCAATACTACAACGAACCGCCGTATCAGCCCAATGACCTGTACCAATTACCAACGGAGCAGTTCAGGCTGTACTACACTTCAACGTCTGCCGTTTCACAGTCTTTTGACGTTTGGATTTCGGACAGCTTCGGGAATGAAAAGCAGATAACTTTTCAGTTTAACAGCAGCGATTAA
- a CDS encoding conjugal transfer protein TraO: MKKYIYTVLFVLIGITAAQAQRMLPKQKGLEISAGVLSDDKIGNDYYISAAMTVNGKNGNYQLWALEYTHQYHGYKDLRIPQETYSAEGGYSFFLLGDARKNITLNFAVTGVVGYETINRGETMLYDGAKILSEDNFIYGAGGRLTFETYLSDRFVLVLQGRTKILWGTDLQQFRPSAGVGLRFNF, from the coding sequence ATGAAAAAGTATATCTATACCGTGCTGTTTGTCCTGATAGGCATCACGGCTGCACAGGCGCAAAGAATGCTGCCGAAGCAGAAAGGATTGGAAATAAGTGCAGGTGTATTGTCTGATGATAAGATTGGCAATGATTACTACATCAGCGCAGCAATGACGGTAAACGGTAAGAATGGTAACTATCAGCTTTGGGCGTTGGAATATACCCACCAGTACCACGGGTATAAAGACCTCCGCATACCGCAGGAAACCTATTCCGCAGAGGGCGGTTACAGCTTCTTTTTGTTGGGCGATGCCCGTAAGAACATCACGCTGAATTTCGCCGTAACAGGTGTGGTCGGTTACGAAACCATCAACCGGGGCGAAACAATGTTGTACGACGGTGCGAAGATATTGAGCGAAGATAATTTTATCTACGGTGCAGGCGGTCGCCTCACTTTTGAAACGTACCTGTCCGACCGTTTTGTATTAGTCCTGCAAGGGCGTACAAAAATCCTTTGGGGTACGGATTTACAACAGTTCCGACCGTCAGCAGGTGTGGGATTAAGGTTTAACTTTTAA
- the traN gene encoding conjugative transposon protein TraN has translation MKNHLKTFWAIALILGFAAQSNAQDSIRTPLALGKIEPYRMEVTYDKTSHLIFPTAIRYVDLGSEYLIAGKAEDAENVLRVKASVRDFEPETNFSVITNDGRFYSFNVYYSSYPEAMSYDLLTMQKAVDKAKGNDVLFEELGNNSPSLAGLLLETIYKKDKRIVKHIGAKSFGIQFILKGIYIHNGKYYFHTELRNRANVPFEIDFINFKVVDKKVAKRTVVQERPLTPLRTYKPLDGISGKSTEQNVFLLDQFTIADDKVLLIEIFEKNGGRHQTLHVENSDLIKARLIDDMHLKF, from the coding sequence ATGAAAAATCATTTAAAAACCTTTTGGGCTATTGCCCTTATACTCGGCTTTGCTGCACAATCTAATGCACAGGACAGCATCAGAACACCACTTGCATTGGGCAAGATAGAGCCGTACCGTATGGAAGTTACCTACGATAAAACCTCGCACCTGATTTTCCCGACTGCCATTCGTTACGTGGATTTGGGCAGCGAATACCTTATTGCAGGGAAAGCCGAAGATGCGGAAAACGTGTTGCGTGTAAAAGCATCTGTAAGGGACTTTGAGCCGGAAACGAATTTTTCCGTTATTACGAATGACGGACGTTTTTATAGTTTCAACGTGTATTACAGTTCCTACCCGGAGGCAATGAGCTATGACCTGCTCACGATGCAAAAAGCGGTGGATAAAGCCAAAGGTAACGATGTGCTTTTTGAAGAACTGGGCAACAATTCGCCGTCACTGGCAGGCTTGCTTTTGGAAACCATTTACAAGAAAGACAAACGCATTGTAAAGCATATCGGTGCTAAGAGTTTCGGCATTCAGTTTATCCTAAAAGGGATTTACATACATAACGGCAAATACTATTTCCATACTGAATTGAGAAACCGTGCCAATGTTCCTTTCGAGATTGATTTCATCAATTTCAAAGTAGTGGATAAAAAGGTAGCTAAACGCACCGTAGTCCAGGAACGCCCTTTAACTCCTTTGAGAACTTACAAGCCATTGGACGGTATTTCCGGAAAATCGACCGAACAAAATGTGTTCCTGTTAGACCAGTTTACCATTGCCGATGATAAGGTACTGCTGATTGAGATTTTCGAGAAAAACGGTGGCAGGCATCAAACATTGCACGTCGAAAATTCCGATTTAATCAAAGCCCGTTTGATTGACGATATGCACCTGAAATTTTAA
- the traM gene encoding conjugative transposon protein TraM produces the protein MKENEKRVSFLVEGEDQNGASNLPDNKKSNKDKLKKPIIFLLMGVVFLGCMYLIFKPSKDKKAVENIGLNDAVPQATGAGIPDDKSKAYEQEMLERKEQEKRNALTTLSDYWNTEDSASADNEENLPEEDEESNGFGGGGRNSGRNGNSALNSYRNAQSTLGSFYNNDNAETMELRKQVDELKAKLSEKDVPPVATVDDQLKLMEKSYEMAAKYLPQNANTGNAAPAIGATPAAAGANQKEQFVSFTPTRKNIVSALYREPSDSAFAADWSQTKNRGFYTAGSTEEVVQPKNSIKACVHEAQTVVGETGVRLRLLEPAKTPQRTIPKGTIVTANAKFQNGRLQLKVTSVELEGNIIPVDITIYDLDGQQGLYVPYSPEMNALTEMAGNMSQTGGTSVMLTQNAGQQVAADLSRGVVQGISGYFAKKVRTPKVALKAGYQVFLVSKK, from the coding sequence ATGAAAGAAAATGAAAAAAGGGTCAGCTTTCTCGTTGAGGGAGAAGACCAAAACGGAGCATCAAATCTGCCGGATAATAAAAAGAGCAATAAGGATAAGCTCAAAAAGCCAATCATATTCCTTTTGATGGGCGTGGTATTTCTCGGCTGTATGTACCTCATATTTAAACCGTCGAAAGATAAAAAAGCGGTTGAAAATATCGGGTTGAACGATGCTGTACCGCAGGCTACCGGAGCAGGGATACCCGATGATAAAAGCAAGGCGTATGAGCAGGAAATGCTCGAACGCAAAGAGCAGGAAAAGCGGAATGCGCTAACCACGCTTTCTGATTATTGGAATACTGAAGACAGTGCATCTGCTGACAATGAAGAAAACTTACCTGAAGAAGATGAAGAAAGCAACGGCTTTGGCGGTGGTGGCAGAAATTCGGGACGAAACGGAAATTCTGCATTGAACAGCTACCGTAATGCACAAAGCACACTGGGTTCATTTTATAATAATGACAATGCTGAAACAATGGAACTCCGTAAGCAAGTGGACGAACTGAAAGCAAAGTTGTCGGAAAAAGATGTGCCACCTGTGGCCACCGTTGACGACCAACTCAAATTAATGGAGAAATCCTATGAAATGGCAGCAAAGTATCTTCCCCAAAATGCCAATACCGGAAACGCTGCTCCTGCCATCGGTGCAACTCCTGCTGCTGCGGGTGCTAACCAAAAAGAGCAATTTGTATCGTTCACACCAACAAGAAAGAACATTGTATCAGCCTTGTACCGTGAACCGTCGGACAGTGCCTTTGCAGCCGATTGGAGCCAAACAAAAAACAGGGGGTTCTATACCGCAGGTTCTACTGAAGAGGTGGTACAGCCTAAAAACAGTATCAAAGCCTGTGTACACGAAGCCCAAACGGTAGTTGGCGAAACGGGTGTGCGTTTACGCCTGTTAGAGCCTGCCAAAACCCCGCAACGTACCATCCCCAAAGGAACAATTGTAACGGCTAATGCCAAATTTCAGAATGGCAGGCTGCAATTAAAAGTTACCTCCGTAGAACTGGAGGGCAACATCATCCCGGTAGATATAACCATTTACGATTTGGACGGACAGCAAGGCTTGTACGTTCCGTATTCGCCGGAAATGAACGCCCTTACCGAAATGGCAGGCAATATGAGCCAGACAGGGGGAACAAGCGTAATGCTCACGCAGAATGCCGGACAGCAGGTAGCGGCTGATTTAAGCCGTGGCGTGGTACAGGGTATCTCAGGCTATTTCGCTAAGAAAGTAAGAACGCCAAAGGTTGCACTCAAAGCAGGCTATCAGGTCTTTCTTGTATCTAAAAAATAA
- the traK gene encoding conjugative transposon protein TraK — translation MEFKTLRNIENSFRQIRLYAIVFAVLCISVVGYTVWRSYRFAEEQRQKIYVLDNGKSLMLALSQDASINRPVEAREHVRRFHELFFTLAPDKNAIESNMSRAFNLADKSAFDYYKDLSEKGYYSRIISGNVQQRIEVDSVLCNFDNYPYAVRTYAKQFIIRSSNVTRRNLITSCYLVNSVRSDNNPQGFNIEKFAVVENKDIEVIER, via the coding sequence ATGGAATTTAAAACGCTAAGAAATATCGAAAACAGCTTTAGGCAGATAAGATTATATGCCATTGTGTTTGCGGTTCTCTGCATTAGCGTGGTAGGTTACACCGTATGGCGTTCCTACCGCTTTGCAGAAGAACAACGCCAAAAAATCTATGTACTGGATAACGGCAAATCCCTGATGCTTGCCTTATCGCAGGATGCGAGCATCAACCGCCCGGTTGAGGCAAGGGAACACGTAAGGAGATTTCACGAACTGTTCTTTACGCTTGCGCCCGACAAGAACGCTATTGAAAGCAATATGAGCAGGGCATTCAACCTTGCCGATAAAAGTGCTTTTGATTACTACAAAGACTTGTCGGAAAAGGGCTATTACAGCCGTATCATTTCGGGGAACGTGCAGCAACGCATCGAGGTGGATAGTGTCTTGTGCAATTTCGACAACTACCCTTATGCAGTGCGTACTTATGCCAAACAGTTCATTATCCGGTCAAGCAACGTAACCAGGCGTAACCTGATTACTTCCTGCTATCTCGTCAACTCCGTTCGTTCCGACAATAATCCGCAGGGCTTCAATATTGAAAAATTTGCAGTCGTGGAAAATAAGGATATAGAGGTCATCGAACGCTAA
- the traJ gene encoding conjugative transposon protein TraJ, whose product MEWNNLHELLRSLYDDMMPLAGDMAAVAKGLAGLGALFYVALKVWQALSRAEPIDVFPLLRPFALGLCIMFFPTIVLGTINAVLSPVVVGTHQILEDQVLDLNKLQQQKDQLEYEAMVRNPETAYMVSDEEFDKKLDELGWSPSDIGTMAGMYMDRQAYKIEKAIKDWFRNLLEILFQAAALVIDTIRTFFLIVLSILGPIAFAISVWDGFQSTLSQWLTRYVSVYLWLPVSDLFSSMLARIQSLILERDIAMLADPTYIPDTSNTVYIIFMIIGIIGYFTIPTVTGWVIQAGGAGNFTRNVNSTAMKAGNIAGAGAGSTVGNIGGKLMNK is encoded by the coding sequence ATGGAATGGAATAATCTTCACGAACTCCTGCGGTCACTTTATGATGATATGATGCCACTTGCAGGCGACATGGCTGCAGTAGCTAAAGGATTGGCGGGATTGGGAGCGTTGTTCTATGTGGCATTAAAGGTTTGGCAGGCTTTAAGCCGTGCCGAACCTATTGATGTGTTCCCTTTGCTGCGTCCGTTCGCTTTGGGGCTTTGTATTATGTTCTTCCCGACCATCGTACTGGGAACCATCAATGCGGTACTTAGCCCGGTGGTAGTAGGAACCCACCAAATACTGGAAGACCAGGTGCTTGACCTGAACAAACTGCAACAGCAGAAAGACCAGTTGGAATATGAGGCAATGGTCAGGAACCCCGAAACCGCCTATATGGTATCAGACGAAGAGTTTGATAAAAAACTGGACGAACTGGGTTGGTCGCCCTCTGACATTGGAACAATGGCGGGTATGTATATGGACAGGCAAGCCTATAAGATTGAAAAAGCCATAAAGGATTGGTTTCGTAATCTATTGGAAATTCTCTTTCAGGCGGCGGCTTTGGTCATTGATACCATACGAACGTTTTTCCTGATAGTCCTCTCCATACTCGGACCAATAGCCTTTGCTATTTCCGTGTGGGACGGCTTTCAGTCCACGCTCTCGCAATGGCTCACGAGGTACGTCAGCGTTTACCTATGGCTTCCCGTTTCGGATTTGTTCAGCTCAATGTTGGCAAGAATACAATCCCTCATTTTAGAACGGGATATAGCAATGCTTGCCGACCCTACCTATATACCTGATACAAGCAATACCGTGTACATCATCTTTATGATTATCGGCATCATCGGGTACTTCACTATCCCGACAGTAACAGGTTGGGTAATCCAAGCCGGAGGCGCAGGAAACTTTACCCGCAATGTAAACTCCACAGCAATGAAAGCCGGAAACATCGCCGGAGCAGGCGCAGGTTCAACAGTTGGAAACATCGGCGGTAAACTGATGAATAAATAA
- a CDS encoding DUF4141 domain-containing protein: MKKVLYLVCTALMLAVAPSAKAQFVVTDPANLASGIINSANEIIQTSSTVSNVIKNFNEVKKVYDQGKEYYDKLKAINNLVKDARKVQQTVLLVGDVSEMYVQNFGKMMNDPNFTPQELVAIGNGYSALLNESTELLKELKQIVTSTSLSLNDKERMDIIDRVYKEVKEYHSLVRYYTNKNISVSYLRAKKKNDAKRVLDLYGTANQKYW, encoded by the coding sequence ATGAAAAAAGTATTGTATCTGGTGTGTACGGCACTAATGCTTGCCGTTGCACCGTCAGCAAAAGCCCAATTTGTGGTTACTGACCCTGCAAACCTGGCTTCAGGGATTATCAACTCTGCGAACGAAATCATACAGACTTCTTCGACCGTGAGCAATGTGATAAAGAACTTCAACGAAGTGAAGAAAGTGTACGACCAGGGCAAGGAATATTATGACAAGCTGAAGGCTATCAACAACCTTGTAAAAGATGCCCGTAAAGTACAGCAAACGGTTTTATTGGTAGGCGATGTATCCGAAATGTACGTGCAGAATTTTGGTAAGATGATGAACGACCCAAATTTTACCCCACAGGAATTGGTCGCTATCGGCAACGGTTATTCGGCACTGCTCAATGAAAGTACCGAACTGCTGAAAGAATTGAAGCAGATTGTAACCTCTACAAGCCTTTCGTTGAACGACAAAGAGCGTATGGACATTATTGACCGTGTGTACAAAGAGGTAAAGGAGTACCACAGCCTGGTGCGCTACTATACTAACAAGAACATTTCTGTAAGCTACCTAAGAGCGAAAAAGAAAAACGATGCCAAAAGAGTGCTTGACCTCTACGGAACTGCTAACCAAAAATACTGGTAA
- a CDS encoding TraG family conjugative transposon ATPase: MRNVAKTTTLENKFPLLAVENNCILSKDADITACFEVRLPELFTVASAEYEAIHSAWHKAIKTLPDFTVIHKQDWYIKESYAPDLTEDNQSFLAKSYQRHFNERPFLNHYCYLFLTKTTKERMRMQSNFSSLCKGTLIPKEIRNKETIHRFMEAVAQFERIVNDSGFVTLKRLTEDEIIGTEDTQGLLEQYLTLSRGTGTPMQDIALGTEEVRIGNKRLSLHTLSDTDDLPGTVSADTRFEKLSTDRSDCRLSFAAPVGLLLSCNHIYNQYLFLDNSEDNLQKFEKSARNMHSLARYSRANQINKEWIEKYLNEAHSFGLSSVRAHFNIMAWSEDPAELKQLKNDCGSALALMECKPRHNTTDVATLYWAGMPGNAGDFPSEESFYTFIEPALCFFTEETNYRNSPSPFGIKMADRLTGKPIHLDISDLPMKRGIITNRNKFILGPSGSGKSFFTNHMVRQYYEQGAHVLLVDTGNSYQGLCELIKGKTKGEDGVYFTYTEDNPIAFNPFYTDDGVFDIEKRESIKTLILTLWKRDDEPPTRSEEVALSNAVSGYIERIKTEDVYPSFNGFYEYVKGDYRKVLEEKQVREKDFDIANFLNVLEPYYKGGEYDYLLNSNKQLDLLSKRFIVFEIDAIKDHKILFPIVTIIIMEVFINKMRRLKGIRKLILIEEAWKAIAKEGMAEYIKYLFKTVRKFFGEAIVVTQEVDDIIQSPIVKESIINNSDCKILLDQRKYMNKFDDIQAMLGLTDKEKGQVLSINMNNDANRLYKEVWIGLGGTHSAVYATEVSLEEYLAYTTEETEKMEVMQLAAELDGNVELAIKHIAMQRRDKVNQ; this comes from the coding sequence ATGAGAAATGTAGCAAAGACTACCACACTGGAAAATAAATTTCCTTTGTTGGCAGTAGAGAACAACTGCATCTTATCCAAAGATGCGGACATTACCGCCTGCTTTGAAGTGCGTTTGCCGGAACTGTTCACGGTAGCTTCTGCGGAATACGAAGCCATTCACTCCGCCTGGCACAAGGCTATCAAAACCTTGCCTGATTTTACGGTCATTCACAAACAGGATTGGTACATCAAAGAAAGCTATGCACCCGATTTGACAGAAGACAACCAAAGTTTTTTGGCAAAATCCTATCAACGTCATTTCAACGAGCGACCGTTCCTCAACCATTATTGTTACCTGTTCTTAACAAAGACCACTAAGGAAAGAATGCGGATGCAAAGCAACTTCAGTTCGCTTTGCAAAGGCACACTAATACCAAAGGAAATCAGAAACAAGGAAACGATACACCGCTTTATGGAAGCGGTCGCCCAGTTTGAGCGTATCGTGAACGATAGTGGTTTCGTAACCCTAAAACGTCTGACCGAAGATGAAATTATCGGAACAGAAGATACACAGGGATTACTGGAGCAATACCTTACGCTTTCGAGGGGAACCGGAACACCAATGCAGGACATCGCACTCGGAACAGAAGAAGTACGCATAGGCAACAAAAGGTTAAGCCTGCATACGCTTTCAGATACCGATGACCTGCCCGGAACGGTATCGGCAGATACCCGTTTTGAAAAGCTATCTACCGACCGTAGCGACTGCCGCCTGTCATTCGCCGCACCTGTGGGTTTGCTGTTAAGCTGCAACCACATTTACAACCAGTATTTGTTTTTGGATAACAGCGAAGACAATCTGCAAAAGTTTGAGAAGTCTGCAAGGAATATGCACTCACTGGCAAGGTACAGCCGTGCCAACCAAATCAACAAAGAGTGGATAGAAAAGTACCTGAACGAAGCCCACAGCTTCGGGCTATCTTCTGTTCGTGCGCACTTCAATATTATGGCGTGGTCAGAAGACCCTGCGGAACTGAAACAGCTAAAAAATGATTGCGGTAGTGCGTTGGCACTGATGGAGTGTAAGCCTCGGCACAACACAACGGATGTAGCTACTTTGTACTGGGCAGGAATGCCGGGCAATGCAGGCGACTTTCCGAGTGAAGAAAGTTTTTACACATTTATTGAGCCTGCGCTGTGCTTCTTTACAGAAGAAACCAATTACCGTAATTCGCCCTCGCCGTTTGGTATCAAGATGGCTGACCGACTGACCGGAAAACCTATCCATTTGGATATTTCCGACCTGCCTATGAAGCGAGGTATCATCACGAACCGTAACAAGTTCATACTTGGTCCGTCGGGTTCGGGCAAATCGTTCTTTACTAACCATATGGTACGGCAGTATTACGAACAGGGCGCACACGTACTGTTGGTAGATACGGGTAACTCTTATCAGGGCTTATGCGAACTCATCAAAGGAAAAACCAAAGGCGAAGATGGTGTTTACTTCACTTACACCGAAGATAACCCGATTGCCTTTAACCCTTTCTATACAGATGATGGTGTGTTTGACATTGAAAAGAGGGAAAGTATCAAGACTTTGATACTGACCTTATGGAAAAGAGATGATGAGCCGCCAACCCGTTCTGAAGAAGTTGCCCTTTCCAATGCGGTAAGCGGCTATATCGAACGTATCAAAACGGAAGATGTGTATCCCTCATTCAACGGGTTCTATGAGTATGTAAAAGGCGATTACCGCAAGGTATTGGAAGAAAAACAGGTAAGGGAAAAAGACTTTGACATTGCCAATTTTCTGAATGTACTCGAACCCTATTACAAAGGCGGGGAATACGACTATCTGCTGAACTCCAACAAGCAGTTAGACTTGCTTTCCAAACGCTTTATAGTGTTTGAAATTGATGCGATTAAAGACCACAAAATCCTCTTTCCCATTGTGACCATCATCATTATGGAGGTGTTCATCAACAAGATGCGCCGATTAAAAGGTATTCGTAAGCTCATCCTGATTGAAGAGGCTTGGAAAGCGATTGCCAAAGAGGGAATGGCAGAATACATCAAGTATTTGTTTAAGACCGTCCGCAAATTCTTCGGAGAAGCGATTGTTGTAACGCAAGAGGTCGATGATATTATCCAGTCGCCCATTGTGAAAGAAAGTATCATTAATAACTCCGACTGTAAAATCCTTTTAGACCAACGCAAGTATATGAACAAGTTTGATGATATACAGGCGATGTTGGGGCTAACGGACAAAGAGAAAGGGCAGGTACTTTCCATCAATATGAACAACGATGCAAACCGACTTTACAAAGAGGTTTGGATTGGCTTAGGTGGTACGCACTCGGCAGTCTATGCAACTGAAGTTAGTTTGGAGGAATATCTCGCCTACACAACCGAAGAAACCGAGAAAATGGAAGTGATGCAGCTTGCTGCTGAACTGGACGGCAATGTAGAACTCGCCATTAAGCACATCGCAATGCAAAGGCGGGACAAAGTAAATCAATAG
- a CDS encoding DUF4133 domain-containing protein — MNYNINKGIGRTVEFKGLKAQYLFIFAGGLLGMLILVMILYMAGVNSYICLFLGAGGASLIVWQTFSLNRKYGEHGLMKIAANKRHPRYIICRKPVHRYLKFTPKQNAV, encoded by the coding sequence ATGAATTACAATATCAACAAAGGCATCGGCAGGACGGTGGAATTTAAAGGGTTGAAAGCACAATACCTGTTCATTTTCGCAGGTGGGCTGCTCGGTATGCTTATCCTCGTGATGATACTGTATATGGCAGGCGTAAACTCTTACATCTGCCTGTTCCTCGGAGCAGGCGGTGCTTCGCTCATCGTATGGCAGACCTTTTCGCTTAACAGGAAGTACGGCGAACACGGGCTGATGAAAATTGCAGCCAATAAACGGCATCCCCGCTACATCATCTGCCGCAAGCCTGTACACCGCTATTTAAAATTCACTCCTAAACAGAATGCCGTATGA
- a CDS encoding DUF4134 domain-containing protein, with protein MEKQRKKVLLAAVAMLSGIGAFAQGNGSAGINEATQMVTSYFDPATQLIYAIGAVVGLIGGVKVYNKFSSGDPDTSKTAASWFGACIFLIVAATILRSFFL; from the coding sequence ATGGAAAAACAAAGAAAAAAAGTTTTGCTGGCAGCCGTGGCAATGCTGTCAGGAATTGGTGCGTTCGCACAGGGAAACGGCTCGGCAGGCATCAACGAGGCTACACAAATGGTAACCTCTTATTTCGACCCCGCAACTCAATTAATCTACGCTATCGGTGCGGTTGTCGGGTTAATCGGGGGCGTTAAGGTGTACAACAAATTCAGTTCCGGCGACCCCGACACGAGCAAGACCGCAGCTTCGTGGTTTGGTGCGTGTATCTTCTTGATTGTTGCCGCTACTATCCTGCGTTCATTCTTCCTTTAA
- a CDS encoding helix-turn-helix domain-containing protein, with product MKISGRHIGEMLKEAREQRQLTQEQLAQKVGKKRSYISKVETDYGNNIKLQTLKEIVEKGFDGTVKINLEL from the coding sequence ATGAAAATATCAGGCAGACATATTGGAGAAATGCTGAAAGAAGCCAGGGAACAAAGACAGCTAACTCAAGAACAATTAGCCCAAAAAGTGGGTAAGAAAAGGAGTTATATTTCTAAGGTCGAAACTGATTATGGTAATAATATCAAACTTCAAACTCTTAAAGAGATAGTAGAAAAGGGATTTGACGGTACGGTTAAAATTAATTTGGAACTCTGA
- a CDS encoding AAA family ATPase yields MLIKIYSETNLIDAVPFHNGINIILGKYSGDKEARGINGIGKSTLVRLVDFTLLSGKAEKRFAQKKYDFLRDDDHTITLEFDIQGQKYFIKRGFSDTKKIFFGKRPDALDEYEKPEMPKVLEGIFFPTENNEVFFEGKRYGTLMEFFVKDDLQSQQRADPLNFVSYNANAREKALYNFYLLNLPTKTLLKYNEVSSEYERYNNTVKSLSEKVKADTGKDIQEFRTERLKIEKDIAALESSLKEYNFLANHKEIEQKLNQVISEINEQSIIYHNTNRKLDKLKSSYNEVSSIDLDKIRKLYNETVATFGNFVKRSLDEVIDFKKQLLANRNKYLLEEEKKLQSSIDQSLIQLEKLEKDRSQLFSLLKERGALDRIESTMKD; encoded by the coding sequence ATGTTAATTAAAATATATTCAGAAACGAACCTTATAGATGCTGTTCCATTTCACAATGGAATAAACATTATATTGGGTAAATACTCTGGGGATAAAGAAGCAAGAGGTATTAATGGTATTGGCAAGTCCACGTTGGTTAGACTTGTTGATTTTACCTTATTAAGCGGTAAAGCAGAAAAAAGATTTGCTCAAAAAAAGTATGATTTTTTACGGGATGATGACCACACCATTACTTTAGAATTTGACATACAGGGACAAAAGTATTTTATTAAGAGGGGTTTTTCTGATACAAAAAAAATCTTTTTTGGAAAACGACCAGATGCTCTTGATGAATATGAAAAACCTGAAATGCCCAAAGTACTGGAAGGGATATTTTTTCCTACAGAGAACAACGAAGTGTTCTTTGAAGGAAAAAGGTATGGAACGTTAATGGAATTTTTTGTTAAGGATGATTTACAAAGCCAGCAAAGGGCTGACCCTTTAAATTTTGTTTCCTACAATGCCAATGCAAGAGAAAAGGCATTATATAATTTTTATTTGCTTAACCTTCCAACTAAAACGCTTTTAAAATATAATGAGGTTTCTTCTGAATACGAAAGGTATAATAATACAGTAAAATCCCTTTCAGAAAAGGTCAAAGCAGATACAGGTAAAGATATTCAGGAGTTTAGAACCGAGCGCCTAAAAATTGAAAAAGATATTGCAGCACTCGAAAGCAGTCTGAAGGAGTATAATTTTCTTGCCAATCATAAAGAGATAGAGCAAAAATTAAATCAGGTCATTTCTGAAATTAATGAGCAATCTATCATATATCATAATACAAATCGGAAATTAGACAAACTAAAATCCTCTTATAACGAGGTGTCATCTATTGACCTGGACAAAATTCGTAAGCTCTACAATGAAACGGTAGCAACGTTTGGCAACTTTGTAAAAAGAAGTTTAGATGAAGTTATAGACTTTAAAAAGCAACTTTTGGCGAACAGGAATAAATATTTGTTAGAGGAAGAAAAGAAATTACAATCCTCAATAGACCAAAGTTTAATACAACTTGAAAAATTAGAAAAAGACAGGAGCCAATTATTTTCATTGTTAAAAGAGAGAGGTGCATTGGACAGGATTGAGAGTACTATGAAAGATTAG